GGTACGCATCCTCTATTCGAGCAAGAACCAGTCGCCGATCTACACGCGCCAGAGCCATGTGCTCGTGACCGACGATTTCGCCAGCCGCTATCCCGAGGCCACCCAACACCTGGTGAAGACCGCGGTCGAAGCCGCGCGCTGGGCCTCCGACGAAAGCCATCGCGAAGAGGTGCTGCGCACCTGGGCCCGCGCCGGCACGCCATACGAACACTGGAAGGAAGACTTCGACGGCGAGCCGCTGCGCGTGCGGCTGAATCCCAACTTCGATCCCTTCCTGGTCAGCCGCTACAAGGACGCCGTCGAGCAGGCCTATCGCTTCCGCCTGAGCCGTGCGCGCTTCGACGTCGACCAGTGGATCGACCAGCGCTTCCTCAAGGCCGCGCTCAACGACCTGAGCCTGCAGACCTACTGGCCCGTGTACCAGCCCAACGGCAAGATCCTGGGAGCCTGATGCCATGTCCGCCGCCGACCTGTCGCTACCCGCCGCCGCACCGCGCACGGCCCCGTTGCACAACAAGACCCTGAACTGGCGCCAGGCCACGCGCTGGCTGCTCGCCTGGCCGGTCCCGCTGGCACTGCTGCTGGCCTGGTACGTGGCATCGCGCCATGCCTGGATCCCGCCGCAGGTGCTGCCCGCACCCGATGACGTCGCGCGCACGCTGGCCGAGCTGTGGAGCAGCGGCGAACTGCAGGCCAACCTGGCCATCAGCGCGCTGCGCGTCGCGGGCGGCTTCGGCGTGGGCCTGCTCGGCGGCCTTGCGCTGGGCGCCGCGATGGGGCTGTCGCCGACGTTGCGCGACTACGTGTACCCGACCTTCAAGGCCTTCAGCCAGGTGCCGGTGCTGGGCTGGCTGCCGCTGCTGATGCTGCTGGTCGGCATCGACGAAGCGCTCAAGGTGATCCTGATCGCCAAGGCGGCGTTCGTGCCCGTGGCGCTGAATACCTACAAGGGCATCGGCAGCGTGCCGGTGCGCTACCTGGAAGTGGCGCGCGTGCTGCAGCTGACGCGCTGGCAGACGCTCGTGCGCGTGGTGCTGCCCGCTGCGGCGGCGCCGGTGTGGAACGGCGTGCGCTACGGCCTCACGCATGCCTGGCTGGCACTGGTGGTGGTGGAGCTGCTGGCTTCGTCCGAGGGGCTGGGCTACATGATCGTCTACGGCCGCCAGCTGTTCC
This genomic interval from Cupriavidus oxalaticus contains the following:
- a CDS encoding ABC transporter permease translates to MSAADLSLPAAAPRTAPLHNKTLNWRQATRWLLAWPVPLALLLAWYVASRHAWIPPQVLPAPDDVARTLAELWSSGELQANLAISALRVAGGFGVGLLGGLALGAAMGLSPTLRDYVYPTFKAFSQVPVLGWLPLLMLLVGIDEALKVILIAKAAFVPVALNTYKGIGSVPVRYLEVARVLQLTRWQTLVRVVLPAAAAPVWNGVRYGLTHAWLALVVVELLASSEGLGYMIVYGRQLFQLDMVLAAVVVVGVIGFALDKVLALAEGAVLRWRKPGF